The following proteins come from a genomic window of Heyndrickxia acidicola:
- a CDS encoding MFS transporter, with protein sequence MFSLSSIGLTYQEDENIQKNRWKILIILNLFVFMSTLDGSIVNIALPVISKDLSLPIAKAEWIVSSYLIAICTIILFFGKLGDILGKIKVFRIGTLIFIVGSLLSGFSSSLSMLVIFRVIQALGASMTMANSQGIVTDIFPSRERGKALGLIGTFVSLGSIAGPSLGGGIVSALGWQYIFWVNVPIGIIAIVLGWKLLPKDLTMLKTKIDIQGSLLFAVFVISLFSGLLLGQQTGYSNPLIISSFALALIAFLIFLLVERHKAEPMLHLPLFKNPLFTVSILCGFLVFVANFCFNIISPFYSENILQLSPLSSGCLLMLFPITMAVTAPLSGALSDRIGSELLTFLGLLVMVMAQIGLATLHNGSPVIFVGVLVAMLGLGSGLFQSPNNSLVMSTVPRTKLGIAGSVNSLVRNIGMIVGISLATTTLFSVMSQKAGHRVTSMIPHRPDIFLAGMHVVFIGSASICLVSALLTGWRLYKKNSVPS encoded by the coding sequence GTGTTCAGCTTGAGCTCGATTGGACTAACGTATCAAGAGGATGAAAATATCCAAAAAAACCGCTGGAAAATTCTTATTATTTTGAACTTATTTGTCTTTATGTCAACGCTGGACGGCAGTATTGTCAATATTGCCCTGCCTGTCATATCTAAGGATTTGAGCCTGCCAATTGCGAAAGCAGAATGGATCGTCAGCAGCTATTTAATTGCCATCTGTACCATTATTCTTTTTTTCGGAAAGCTTGGTGACATCCTGGGAAAAATTAAAGTCTTTAGAATAGGGACTCTCATTTTTATTGTCGGTTCGCTGCTAAGCGGCTTTAGTTCCTCGCTTTCCATGCTGGTTATCTTCCGTGTTATCCAAGCACTAGGCGCATCCATGACCATGGCTAATAGTCAGGGAATTGTTACCGATATCTTTCCTTCCCGAGAGCGCGGAAAAGCTTTGGGGCTCATTGGAACATTCGTTTCTCTTGGAAGTATTGCCGGGCCGAGTCTAGGAGGGGGCATTGTCTCTGCTCTAGGGTGGCAATATATTTTTTGGGTTAATGTTCCCATTGGCATAATAGCCATAGTTTTAGGATGGAAGCTGCTCCCTAAAGATTTAACTATGCTTAAAACAAAAATCGACATTCAGGGGAGTTTACTATTTGCGGTATTTGTTATTTCGCTTTTTTCCGGTCTTCTTTTAGGACAGCAGACAGGTTATTCCAACCCATTGATTATAAGCAGTTTCGCCCTTGCCCTCATTGCTTTTCTCATCTTCCTTTTGGTTGAGAGGCATAAAGCTGAACCGATGCTCCATCTGCCCTTATTTAAAAACCCCTTGTTTACAGTAAGCATTTTGTGCGGGTTTTTAGTATTTGTAGCAAATTTCTGTTTTAATATCATTTCACCCTTTTATTCGGAAAATATTTTACAGCTTTCTCCGCTTAGCTCCGGTTGCTTATTAATGCTCTTTCCGATTACGATGGCAGTTACTGCCCCGCTTAGCGGCGCATTATCAGACCGGATTGGATCGGAGCTTCTGACATTTTTAGGTTTGCTGGTCATGGTCATGGCCCAAATCGGACTGGCTACTCTTCACAACGGGAGCCCGGTCATCTTTGTAGGAGTCTTAGTAGCCATGCTTGGCTTAGGCAGCGGGCTGTTTCAATCCCCTAATAATTCGCTGGTGATGTCTACTGTCCCTCGTACAAAGTTAGGGATTGCCGGAAGTGTCAATTCGCTGGTGCGCAATATTGGGATGATAGTGGGAATTTCATTAGCCACTACCACCCTGTTCAGTGTAATGAGCCAAAAGGCTGGCCATCGTGTAACAAGCATGATTCCGCATCGTCCTGATATTTTCCTGGCAGGAATGCATGTTGTGTTTATTGGATCTGCTTCCATTTGTCTGGTATCCGCTTTATTAACAGGATGGCGCTTATATAAGAAAAATTCTGTTCCTTCTTAG
- a CDS encoding TatD family hydrolase — translation MRLIDAHIHLDHYTDQDAAGIIENSPFIDALISVSWDLHSCKKNFELSQRYNKVKPAFGFHPEQELPSPLQVELLLVWIAEHHKDMAAVGEIGLPYYLREQQKVTKRQYDEYLHILEMFIKSAKQWDKPVVLHAVYEDAPIVCELLEKHSVKKAHFHWFKGDKKTITRMIHNGYYISVTPDVVYEEEIQQLVHAYPLEQIMVETDGPWPFEGPFHGRMTHPAMMEESLKIIAKLKDIPVEVVAKTVLDTTKLFYQID, via the coding sequence ATGAGATTGATTGATGCACATATACATCTAGACCACTATACAGATCAGGATGCTGCAGGCATAATAGAGAACTCTCCATTTATTGATGCCCTTATTTCTGTGTCATGGGACCTGCACTCGTGTAAAAAAAACTTCGAATTATCCCAAAGATACAATAAGGTTAAGCCTGCATTTGGTTTTCACCCAGAGCAGGAGCTGCCTTCCCCCTTGCAAGTGGAACTGCTGCTGGTTTGGATTGCTGAGCATCATAAAGATATGGCGGCAGTTGGAGAGATTGGCCTTCCCTATTACCTAAGAGAGCAACAGAAGGTTACTAAGCGGCAATATGATGAATACCTTCACATACTCGAGATGTTCATTAAATCAGCAAAACAGTGGGATAAACCGGTTGTCCTTCATGCAGTCTACGAGGATGCTCCAATTGTATGTGAACTTTTGGAAAAACACTCAGTAAAAAAAGCCCATTTCCATTGGTTTAAAGGAGATAAAAAAACGATAACCAGAATGATACATAATGGATATTATATTTCAGTTACACCAGATGTTGTTTATGAAGAAGAAATCCAGCAATTAGTTCACGCCTATCCGTTAGAACAAATCATGGTCGAAACAGACGGGCCATGGCCATTTGAAGGGCCCTTTCATGGGAGAATGACTCACCCCGCTATGATGGAAGAATCCCTTAAAATAATTGCAAAATTAAAAGATATACCGGTGGAAGTAGTGGCAAAAACTGTGCTGGATACGACAAAGCTTTTTTACCAAATAGATTAA
- a CDS encoding PAS domain S-box protein, whose amino-acid sequence MEDGKSEYNPTNIKLLDEMEELKQENEKLILQLNAYQEKIKNYTKSEKKFEQLFNNISDAVYYLKLDDDGNAGEFIEVNEVAYRRLGYTREEMLRMFPSHIDIHEKEELRDILKRINSNESITFETMHICKDGSRIPVEIKTHILRVDGEKFTLSVCRDISERKQAERVIQNTRKQYQRLVESSTNGIAILQDERWVFINEAGKKLFGAETKEQLLGKSVDDMLLPEFHDDYRRLAIKACEQTRFISVWKTLDGREIHTEMVLIPIIYKGKLADQLIIQDLTERKKAEELLIQAEKMNLVSQLAAGIAHEIRNPLTSLKGFVQLFHSGTVPNRQFLKIMKSELDRIDVISSEFLALAKPYNSDFTTINMQDLLENAVALLDRQASKSSVKIVTRLAKERMMVRGINTDLKKVFINLIKNAIEASSCGGTVTIKGGNKDEAVRISIQDKGIGMAEEQLTHLGDPFFTTKETGTGLGLMVTYKIIDNHHGDVRVKSKVNEGTTFTVILPAAN is encoded by the coding sequence TTGGAAGACGGAAAGTCTGAATATAATCCAACAAACATCAAGCTGCTTGATGAAATGGAGGAGTTAAAGCAAGAAAATGAAAAGCTTATATTACAGCTGAATGCTTACCAGGAAAAAATTAAAAATTATACAAAAAGCGAGAAAAAGTTCGAACAGCTGTTTAATAATATTTCAGATGCAGTCTATTATTTGAAACTTGACGATGACGGGAATGCAGGTGAGTTTATTGAAGTAAATGAGGTTGCATACAGAAGGCTGGGCTATACTCGGGAAGAAATGCTGCGAATGTTTCCTTCTCATATAGATATTCATGAAAAGGAAGAGCTTAGGGATATTCTTAAGCGTATAAACAGCAATGAATCGATTACTTTTGAAACGATGCATATTTGTAAGGATGGAAGCCGTATACCTGTCGAAATAAAGACTCATATCCTTAGAGTCGATGGAGAAAAGTTTACACTTTCAGTTTGCAGGGATATTTCGGAAAGAAAACAGGCTGAAAGAGTCATTCAGAATACTAGAAAGCAGTATCAGAGATTAGTTGAATCCTCAACGAATGGGATTGCCATTTTACAGGATGAACGATGGGTTTTTATAAACGAAGCGGGAAAGAAATTATTTGGGGCTGAAACAAAGGAACAGCTTTTGGGGAAAAGTGTTGATGATATGCTTCTGCCAGAGTTTCATGATGATTATAGGAGGCTGGCCATAAAAGCATGCGAGCAGACTAGATTTATCAGTGTTTGGAAAACTCTTGATGGCAGAGAAATACATACTGAAATGGTTTTAATCCCTATTATTTATAAAGGGAAGCTCGCAGACCAACTCATTATCCAGGATTTGACGGAACGCAAAAAAGCGGAGGAACTTTTGATTCAAGCAGAAAAGATGAACCTCGTCAGTCAGCTCGCTGCTGGAATCGCTCATGAAATCCGGAATCCTTTAACCTCGTTAAAGGGGTTTGTCCAGCTATTTCACTCTGGAACGGTGCCTAACAGGCAATTCCTGAAAATCATGAAAAGCGAATTAGATAGAATTGATGTTATTTCCAGTGAGTTCCTGGCACTTGCTAAGCCTTATAATTCAGATTTTACCACTATAAATATGCAAGACCTATTGGAAAATGCAGTTGCACTCCTAGACCGTCAAGCATCCAAGAGTTCTGTAAAGATCGTAACAAGGCTGGCAAAGGAAAGAATGATGGTGAGAGGGATAAATACAGATCTGAAAAAAGTATTTATAAATCTTATAAAGAATGCCATTGAGGCCTCCTCCTGCGGTGGAACAGTTACCATCAAAGGTGGAAATAAGGATGAAGCAGTAAGAATTTCTATTCAGGATAAAGGGATAGGGATGGCTGAGGAGCAGTTAACGCATTTGGGTGACCCCTTTTTTACCACTAAAGAAACAGGTACAGGGCTAGGGCTTATGGTTACTTATAAAATTATTGATAACCACCATGGTGATGTAAGGGTAAAAAGCAAGGTGAATGAAGGCACTACTTTTACCGTCATACTGCCTGCTGCAAATTAA
- a CDS encoding bile acid:sodium symporter family protein — MKTIEKISRFAGTTFTFWVILVAVLAYLVPSDFKWIGAYVVPLLGIVMFGMGLTLSASDFKEVFRRPKEVAIGVVGHFVIMPLLAFLLAVGLHLPKEVAVGVILVGCCPSGTSSNVMVFLGRGNVALAVSIASVSTILAPIVTPLLILLFASKWVHVSVESLFLSIVQVIIVPLCLGFLIKKLFGRQASAGTKAMPLVSVIAIVMIVSGVVAGSQPQIAKTGLLIFAVVVLHNIFGYCLGFFFSRLFGMDLAKQKAVALEVGMQNSGLGVAIASASFSPLAAVPSAIFSVWHNISGSILAFIFSKVDDKKGSQKDEKVAV; from the coding sequence ATGAAAACAATAGAGAAAATCAGTCGTTTTGCAGGCACGACATTTACTTTTTGGGTGATTCTAGTAGCGGTTTTAGCTTATTTGGTACCCTCCGACTTTAAATGGATTGGGGCGTATGTCGTTCCATTATTAGGAATAGTGATGTTCGGAATGGGACTGACCCTCTCCGCTTCAGATTTCAAAGAGGTGTTTCGAAGGCCGAAAGAGGTCGCTATTGGGGTAGTCGGACACTTTGTTATCATGCCATTATTGGCCTTTTTATTAGCAGTAGGTCTTCATTTGCCAAAAGAAGTAGCGGTAGGCGTTATATTGGTAGGCTGTTGTCCTAGCGGGACATCGTCCAATGTAATGGTATTTTTGGGAAGGGGAAATGTGGCGTTAGCCGTTTCAATTGCTTCCGTTTCAACCATCCTCGCGCCGATTGTCACGCCGTTACTCATTTTATTATTTGCGAGTAAATGGGTCCATGTCAGTGTGGAGTCTCTATTCTTATCTATCGTTCAAGTCATTATTGTTCCCTTATGCCTTGGGTTTTTAATAAAGAAACTCTTCGGGAGACAGGCTTCAGCTGGTACGAAGGCGATGCCGCTGGTATCGGTTATAGCGATTGTGATGATTGTCTCGGGAGTAGTTGCAGGCAGCCAGCCTCAGATCGCCAAAACTGGACTGCTAATATTTGCTGTGGTTGTTTTACATAATATTTTTGGTTATTGTCTTGGCTTTTTCTTTTCACGCCTGTTCGGAATGGATTTGGCTAAGCAGAAAGCAGTTGCGTTGGAAGTAGGTATGCAAAATTCAGGTTTGGGAGTAGCGATTGCCTCCGCAAGTTTTTCCCCCCTGGCAGCTGTCCCAAGTGCAATTTTCAGTGTGTGGCACAACATATCAGGCTCCATTCTAGCTTTTATATTTAGTAAAGTGGATGATAAGAAAGGCAGCCAGAAAGATGAAAAGGTGGCTGTATAA
- a CDS encoding alpha-amylase family glycosyl hydrolase, whose amino-acid sequence MGNAKRIVRWLMVCLLIISLVPYFGMKERADTMLSASTTVNADRSVVFHYQGDSSVNSVNLAGDMNGWSVTASPMTKDANNLWSVTTPPVAPGKHEYKFVINGSNWTVDPGNPNQSAGGNSLVFVPGFYSVSVPSQIQQGGTVNVQAVGLKADGSDENLTGVSWSVSPSNAADIDENGVLTAKALPAGVDHLSITITGQKDGVTVTKDATIVQALTEQPGGKEVVLVGDIQAAVGANAWAPDDTRTRMLYQGNGLYKITLKNVPAGNYQYKVALGGSWAENYGANAARDGANIALSVPKSEDVTFYYSDTTHNIVDTTTYTVAAPVLTGTGVPVNAVLEDYNLTGVYSYTVTLPAGDYNDFVISDGSKTIKVNPFKITDASKEVTISYDAVTGIVFNNLSSQKIDGSSLFFNSKDAAFKSIYGAIASNKKVTFNLQAKKNDVTEAKLIVLSGNGAQVLDMHKNGTFAPDKKGQYDRWTVDYKTGAIGLYQYYFAVTNGSDVKAYGDDDGYYGPGMAGDIGKVGKYDMTVYDQSFKTPDWMKNAIIYQIFPDRFFNGDTGNDYADKLARGTTPFEFIRKWNSIPEDPNIEYERDANGNIVKDSNGNPIIDPNYKANVGDGIWNNDVFGGDLKGIEDKLSYLKALGVNALYLNPISEASSNHRYDTREYQVVDPMLGHMDDFMNLVKVAHKLGMHLILDGVFNHVSDDSIYFDRYGKYVQKGKPIGAYQYWSRVYDLMNANSGMSQQAAENKVQSNLKAMGITDFHYKDWFIIQNSKDASGVYKYNGWNGDSSLPEIQALNNSEHNVSSWAKDVIDGPNADSKYWLKKGTDGWRLDAADSVSDDTWQHLRPAVKGLDSNDVIIGEIWGDSSKYLLGNMFDSVMNYRFRGAVQEFVTGTGDAVKAMNDLEKMREQYPKQAFDALMNIVDSHDTERIISDLDGIGNDKAVASNPSAAALAKMKLVPLIQMTYPGAPTIYYGDELGMPGAGDPDDRRPMEWGKGNQDLVQWYAKLANIRSAYSVLRTGDISPLQVDSSHSKDVLAYTRDSGSSHAVIAVNRAAASIKGLTLQVSSNLNGTIFTNALNKAEKYKVQNGSITVNVPAQSGVILVNKYTSVNINKEKLKDAYDSKYIVKDRTATTGITLDPAVTLTVGKTAVLKAIVSPKNATLRTVTWSSSNEHVAKVDAKGKVFAIGAGIAVITATTVDGGFSATSKITAVKAKTSHKHY is encoded by the coding sequence TTGGGGAACGCTAAAAGAATAGTAAGGTGGTTAATGGTTTGCTTGCTTATTATAAGCCTTGTTCCTTATTTTGGAATGAAAGAAAGGGCGGATACAATGCTTAGTGCCAGTACGACAGTAAATGCGGACCGGTCTGTTGTTTTCCATTATCAAGGGGACAGCTCAGTGAATTCCGTGAATTTAGCTGGGGATATGAATGGATGGAGCGTAACGGCATCACCCATGACAAAGGATGCTAACAATCTATGGAGTGTAACAACACCTCCAGTAGCTCCTGGAAAGCATGAATACAAATTCGTGATAAATGGTTCAAATTGGACGGTTGATCCGGGAAATCCGAATCAATCAGCAGGCGGGAATTCGCTTGTATTTGTTCCTGGATTCTACTCTGTCAGTGTTCCCAGCCAAATACAACAAGGAGGCACGGTGAATGTCCAGGCTGTCGGATTAAAGGCAGATGGCAGCGATGAGAATCTGACCGGAGTTAGCTGGAGTGTTTCGCCAAGCAATGCAGCGGACATTGATGAAAATGGTGTATTAACGGCTAAGGCTCTACCTGCAGGAGTAGATCATTTGTCCATTACCATTACAGGACAGAAAGATGGAGTCACAGTCACAAAGGATGCAACAATCGTACAAGCCCTTACAGAACAGCCCGGGGGGAAGGAAGTCGTTCTGGTGGGGGATATTCAGGCTGCGGTCGGAGCGAATGCCTGGGCTCCTGACGATACAAGGACAAGAATGTTGTACCAAGGCAATGGCCTGTATAAAATTACGCTAAAAAATGTTCCTGCAGGGAACTATCAGTACAAGGTAGCATTAGGTGGTTCATGGGCAGAAAATTATGGGGCGAATGCAGCTCGTGATGGAGCGAATATTGCTTTGTCAGTACCAAAATCTGAGGATGTAACCTTTTATTATTCTGATACGACTCATAATATTGTGGACACCACTACGTATACTGTAGCGGCTCCGGTTTTAACAGGTACTGGTGTTCCGGTAAACGCGGTTCTTGAAGATTATAATTTAACCGGAGTCTACAGCTATACCGTTACATTGCCAGCGGGAGACTATAACGATTTTGTTATAAGCGATGGCAGCAAAACGATTAAGGTCAATCCCTTTAAAATTACGGATGCCTCCAAGGAAGTCACGATAAGCTATGATGCTGTGACAGGAATTGTATTTAATAATTTATCTTCCCAAAAGATTGATGGTTCCAGCTTATTTTTCAATTCCAAGGATGCAGCCTTTAAGAGTATTTATGGAGCCATTGCTTCTAATAAAAAGGTCACTTTTAATCTGCAGGCAAAAAAGAACGATGTAACAGAAGCAAAGCTCATTGTATTATCCGGTAATGGAGCCCAGGTTCTTGATATGCATAAGAATGGTACGTTTGCTCCTGACAAAAAGGGTCAATACGACAGGTGGACGGTTGATTATAAAACAGGTGCCATCGGACTATACCAGTATTACTTTGCCGTAACCAATGGATCGGACGTAAAAGCATATGGGGATGACGATGGCTATTACGGTCCGGGCATGGCAGGAGATATTGGAAAAGTCGGCAAGTATGACATGACAGTCTATGATCAAAGCTTTAAGACCCCGGATTGGATGAAGAATGCTATTATTTATCAAATTTTCCCTGACCGCTTTTTCAACGGGGATACAGGCAACGATTATGCAGATAAACTGGCAAGAGGTACGACTCCTTTTGAATTTATTAGAAAATGGAACTCAATACCGGAAGATCCAAATATAGAATATGAGAGAGATGCGAATGGCAACATTGTAAAGGATTCCAATGGGAATCCGATTATTGACCCGAACTACAAGGCCAATGTAGGCGATGGCATTTGGAATAATGATGTGTTTGGAGGAGACTTGAAAGGAATAGAGGATAAGCTATCCTATTTAAAAGCATTAGGTGTGAATGCTTTGTATCTTAATCCAATTTCCGAAGCCAGCTCCAACCACCGTTATGATACAAGGGAATATCAGGTGGTGGATCCTATGCTTGGCCATATGGATGACTTTATGAATCTTGTAAAAGTGGCACATAAGCTGGGCATGCATTTAATTTTGGATGGCGTATTTAACCATGTATCGGATGACTCCATCTACTTTGATCGTTATGGAAAGTATGTGCAAAAAGGCAAACCGATTGGTGCCTATCAATATTGGTCAAGAGTGTACGACCTGATGAATGCAAATAGCGGGATGTCGCAGCAGGCTGCCGAAAATAAAGTGCAGTCGAATCTGAAAGCTATGGGAATTACTGATTTCCATTATAAAGACTGGTTCATTATTCAAAACTCGAAGGACGCTTCCGGCGTGTACAAATACAATGGATGGAATGGTGATAGCAGCTTACCCGAAATTCAAGCTTTGAATAACTCGGAGCATAATGTTTCTTCATGGGCGAAGGATGTGATCGACGGCCCGAATGCTGATTCAAAATACTGGTTAAAAAAAGGTACAGACGGCTGGAGGCTGGATGCGGCAGACAGTGTATCGGATGACACCTGGCAGCATCTTAGACCGGCTGTGAAAGGGTTGGATTCCAATGACGTAATCATCGGGGAAATTTGGGGTGACTCCTCCAAATATCTTCTTGGAAATATGTTCGATTCTGTAATGAACTACAGGTTCAGAGGAGCCGTACAAGAGTTTGTTACAGGTACTGGCGATGCAGTTAAAGCCATGAATGATCTGGAAAAAATGAGAGAACAATATCCAAAACAGGCATTTGATGCACTGATGAATATAGTGGATTCGCATGACACTGAAAGAATCATTTCAGATCTTGATGGAATTGGTAACGATAAAGCTGTAGCATCAAATCCTTCTGCAGCTGCTCTTGCGAAAATGAAACTGGTACCGCTTATTCAAATGACTTATCCGGGAGCACCGACCATTTATTATGGAGATGAGCTTGGAATGCCGGGTGCGGGGGACCCTGATGACAGACGCCCGATGGAATGGGGAAAAGGAAACCAGGACTTAGTCCAATGGTATGCGAAGCTTGCGAATATAAGAAGTGCTTATTCTGTCCTTCGAACCGGAGACATCTCTCCTCTTCAGGTTGACAGCAGCCATTCAAAAGACGTACTAGCTTACACAAGAGACAGCGGCTCTAGCCATGCGGTTATTGCAGTCAACAGAGCAGCGGCTTCAATTAAGGGCCTTACACTTCAGGTTTCTTCAAATTTAAACGGTACAATTTTTACAAATGCTTTAAATAAAGCAGAGAAATATAAAGTCCAAAATGGTTCAATTACGGTGAATGTGCCGGCACAATCAGGAGTCATACTTGTCAATAAGTATACTTCTGTTAATATTAATAAAGAAAAATTAAAGGATGCATATGATTCTAAATATATTGTAAAGGACCGTACAGCTACAACAGGAATCACTCTTGATCCGGCTGTCACGCTAACGGTTGGGAAAACGGCTGTGCTAAAAGCCATTGTGTCACCAAAGAATGCAACCTTGCGGACAGTGACATGGTCTTCCAGTAACGAGCATGTTGCTAAGGTAGATGCAAAAGGTAAAGTGTTTGCTATAGGGGCAGGGATAGCTGTGATTACTGCTACGACAGTAGATGGCGGATTTTCAGCGACAAGCAAGATAACAGCAGTAAAAGCAAAAACATCCCATAAACATTACTAG
- a CDS encoding HoxN/HupN/NixA family nickel/cobalt transporter: protein MIKTSWVLYGTMVFLLHIIGFIFLAAGSKSHPFLFGMGFIAYTLGLRHAFDADHIAAIDNTVRKLIQQKKNPVGVGFFFSLGHSSIVFLMSVLLGISVQLAQKELPQWKEMGGIIGTAVSGCFLVIIGILNAFILFDLQKAFISMRKGTYNKEKIEQLLLSRGLLARFAGPLYSLVKKSWHVFPIGFLFGLGFDTASEVALLAISAGAAKSTLPFIGILSLPILFAAGMSLMDTADGIFMTHAYHWAFSTPLRKVYYNITITAISVVAALIIGLIELVQIFLKFSNLDNTRWRWIQYLDISWMGYILTIIFLLAWGLSYAIWKVFKIEDRYGKT from the coding sequence ATGATAAAAACAAGCTGGGTTTTGTATGGCACAATGGTCTTTTTATTACATATAATAGGTTTTATTTTTTTGGCGGCTGGGTCGAAAAGTCATCCTTTCCTTTTCGGAATGGGCTTTATTGCTTATACGCTTGGCTTAAGGCATGCATTTGATGCTGACCATATTGCTGCAATTGATAATACGGTAAGAAAATTAATTCAACAAAAGAAAAATCCAGTTGGAGTTGGATTTTTTTTCTCTTTAGGTCATTCGAGTATTGTTTTTTTAATGTCTGTTCTTCTCGGGATATCTGTTCAGCTGGCTCAAAAGGAGCTGCCTCAATGGAAAGAAATGGGCGGGATTATTGGTACAGCAGTTTCTGGGTGCTTTTTAGTGATAATAGGTATTCTAAATGCTTTTATTCTATTTGATTTGCAAAAAGCTTTTATTAGCATGCGCAAAGGCACCTATAACAAGGAGAAAATTGAGCAGCTCTTACTTAGCCGTGGCTTATTGGCACGCTTTGCAGGTCCGCTTTATTCTTTGGTCAAGAAGAGCTGGCATGTTTTCCCCATCGGTTTTTTGTTTGGTCTCGGCTTTGATACGGCAAGCGAAGTGGCACTGCTAGCCATTTCTGCTGGAGCAGCCAAAAGTACATTGCCATTTATTGGGATTCTCTCTCTTCCGATTCTTTTTGCTGCGGGGATGAGCTTAATGGATACTGCGGATGGCATCTTTATGACTCATGCGTATCACTGGGCCTTTTCAACACCATTGCGCAAAGTATATTACAATATAACGATTACTGCTATATCAGTAGTAGCAGCATTAATCATTGGTCTGATAGAACTAGTTCAAATTTTTTTAAAATTTTCAAATTTGGATAATACTCGCTGGCGATGGATTCAATATTTGGATATTAGCTGGATGGGTTATATTTTGACAATTATTTTTCTTTTGGCCTGGGGACTTTCATACGCAATTTGGAAGGTATTTAAAATTGAAGATCGTTATGGAAAAACGTAA
- the larC gene encoding nickel insertion protein, whose translation MVFHHPPDNEHLDGHMLKMEVNLDDIPGEWLGFVMDLLLDAGANDVFYTPIYMKKNRPGVLLQMLCSIEKVNEMKEILFRETTTLGIRYYPITVHRLERVRREIITEWGTVRVKEGIHNGQLVQTAPEYEDCKLIAKNHQVPLKKVYEQVWKVLGREC comes from the coding sequence ATGGTTTTTCATCACCCGCCAGACAATGAACACCTCGACGGGCATATGTTAAAAATGGAAGTTAATCTCGATGATATACCTGGGGAATGGTTAGGGTTTGTAATGGATTTGTTGCTTGACGCTGGAGCAAACGATGTTTTCTATACACCTATTTATATGAAAAAAAATAGACCAGGTGTTTTGCTTCAGATGCTATGTTCCATAGAAAAAGTGAATGAAATGAAGGAAATCTTATTTAGGGAAACTACTACTCTGGGAATCCGGTATTATCCAATAACCGTGCATCGGTTAGAAAGAGTACGAAGAGAAATTATAACAGAATGGGGAACAGTCAGGGTCAAAGAGGGAATTCATAATGGGCAATTGGTTCAAACCGCTCCTGAGTATGAAGACTGTAAGCTTATCGCAAAGAACCATCAAGTCCCTTTAAAGAAGGTATATGAACAGGTTTGGAAGGTATTAGGCAGAGAGTGCTGA
- a CDS encoding LarC family nickel insertion protein encodes MKTLYFDCFSGMSGDMVIGALIDAGADPSYLEEELKKLQIEEEYEIEWKRVIKNGISSTKFDVRLINNSQLHHHELDKEHDRNHHHQSHEEVEIAKAENKQSNQNGQARHDDDHHHDHHHHEQHQGHHHGHHHGHQHRAYQDIVNLIHQSELSDQVKNTALKIFKVIGESEGRIHGIPLEKVHFHEVGAVDSIIDIVGASILLHQLEISSIKCSPIPVGTGKIHIDHGIYPVPAPATLDLLKGIPIESSEIRAELTTPTGAAIAAVLAEEFCSIPSMRITSIGYGAGTKSFPQHPNVLRVIIGE; translated from the coding sequence ATGAAAACACTGTATTTTGATTGCTTTTCGGGAATGAGTGGAGATATGGTTATTGGTGCATTAATTGATGCAGGAGCAGATCCTTCGTATTTAGAAGAAGAATTAAAAAAACTTCAAATAGAAGAAGAGTATGAGATTGAATGGAAAAGAGTAATAAAAAATGGAATCAGCAGTACTAAGTTTGATGTACGTTTAATTAATAATTCACAGCTTCATCATCATGAACTAGACAAAGAACATGACCGCAATCATCACCACCAAAGCCATGAAGAGGTGGAAATAGCAAAAGCAGAGAATAAACAATCTAATCAGAACGGGCAAGCCCGCCATGATGATGATCATCATCATGACCATCACCATCATGAACAACACCAAGGTCATCATCATGGTCATCATCATGGTCATCAGCACCGTGCCTATCAGGATATTGTAAATTTAATTCATCAATCTGAGCTCTCGGATCAAGTCAAGAACACTGCCTTAAAAATATTCAAAGTGATTGGGGAATCAGAAGGTCGCATTCACGGAATTCCATTGGAAAAGGTACATTTTCATGAGGTAGGAGCGGTTGATTCAATAATAGATATTGTAGGGGCTTCTATTTTACTTCATCAATTAGAAATATCCAGTATTAAATGCTCTCCAATTCCTGTAGGTACTGGGAAAATTCACATTGATCATGGTATTTACCCCGTCCCTGCCCCAGCAACACTTGATCTATTAAAAGGGATACCTATTGAAAGCTCTGAAATTAGAGCTGAGTTGACAACACCAACCGGGGCAGCAATTGCAGCTGTTCTTGCCGAAGAATTTTGTTCAATTCCTTCTATGAGGATAACATCCATTGGATATGGAGCGGGTACAAAGAGCTTTCCACAACACCCAAATGTACTGCGCGTTATTATTGGTGAATAA